One Triticum dicoccoides isolate Atlit2015 ecotype Zavitan chromosome 5B, WEW_v2.0, whole genome shotgun sequence genomic window carries:
- the LOC119310348 gene encoding DNA (cytosine-5)-methyltransferase 1A-like: protein MHGVLVSVVVNRDLALPEICRLNRTGTKRRRAKPKSGNENIIEESNVTTNIGHDAIGCKRPKREVARSNFSEKAFELSEEDSLVTPKKIRIEEETEAVMLTRTGINYVLHAHMFNQ, encoded by the exons ATGCATG GAGTCTTGGTTTCGGTGGTGGTGAATCGTGATCTGGCCTTGCCGGAGATTTGTAGATTGAACCGGACAG GAACAAAGAGACGCCGAGCAAAGCCTAAAAGCGGAAATGAGAATATAATTGAGGAGAGCAATGTTACCACCAATATTGGTCATGATGCCATTGGCTGCAAGAGACCAAAAAGAGAAGTTGCCCGTTCGAATTTCAGTGAGAAGGCATTTGAATTATCTGAAGAAGATTCACTTGTCACACCCAAGAAAATCAGAATTGAGGAGGAAACGGAGGCAGTTATGTTGACAAGAACAGGAATCAATTATGTACTGCACGCACATATGTTCAATCAatag